Proteins co-encoded in one Armatimonadota bacterium genomic window:
- a CDS encoding isochorismatase family cysteine hydrolase — translation MKLEEKVRPQHTALLVIDMQNDFCHPEGAWGKLGMPLEATHRMLPRLEALLRHARTAGVQVVFVGTHYLPEVLTPVWTERRAHRRRVSMLRPGTWGAEFVLPPQPQDLVLYKHRYSAFFGTSLDLVLRGRGIRTVVLTGTVTNVCVETTARDACQREYYVVVVEDCCSALSEEDHRASLRNLDRYFGEVVSSDALLRVWSTVAVASPGA, via the coding sequence ATGAAGCTGGAAGAGAAGGTCCGACCCCAACACACCGCGCTCCTGGTGATCGACATGCAGAACGACTTCTGCCATCCGGAAGGTGCTTGGGGGAAGCTCGGCATGCCCCTGGAGGCCACCCACCGGATGCTCCCCCGCCTGGAAGCCCTCCTCCGGCATGCCCGAACCGCAGGGGTGCAGGTGGTGTTCGTGGGGACGCACTACCTCCCGGAGGTGCTCACCCCGGTGTGGACGGAGCGCCGCGCGCACCGGCGGCGGGTCAGCATGCTGCGGCCCGGAACGTGGGGCGCGGAGTTCGTGCTCCCGCCTCAGCCGCAGGACCTCGTGCTCTACAAGCACCGGTACAGCGCGTTCTTCGGAACCTCCCTGGACCTCGTGCTGCGGGGCCGGGGGATCCGGACGGTGGTGCTCACGGGGACCGTGACCAACGTATGCGTGGAGACCACGGCCCGGGATGCCTGTCAGCGGGAGTACTACGTGGTGGTGGTGGAGGACTGCTGCTCCGCCCTCTCCGAGGAGGATCACCGGGCGTCCCTCCGGAACCTGGACCGCTACTTCGGGGAAGTGGTCTCCTCGGACGCCCTGCTCCGGGTGTGGAGCACGGTCGCCGTGGCTTCTCCGGGAGCGTGA
- a CDS encoding alcohol dehydrogenase catalytic domain-containing protein, whose translation MRAAVMVGFREPLVIQELPDPEPGPTDAVVRVHACGICRTDWHVWQGDWGWLGRAPTLPVVPGHELAGVVEAVGEGVRSVRVGDRVTVPFHVACGRCEYCSAGRSNLCLTGGGLGVRRNGGYAEKVLIPEADVNLLRLPENIGFISAAALGCRYMTAYHGIVDRAQLRPGEWVAIFGVGGVGLSAVQISSALGARPIAVDIREDKLEKARAEGAVATVNAARGDPVEAIRALTGEGADITVEALGSEETTVPAVLALRRGGRHVQIGLTSQKEQGRVSIPVDYLVRHEISFLGSFGCPVASHRGLLNLVAMGKVDPGRLVTQTVSLEESTEVLQAMSEFGTLGFHVIVPGGNP comes from the coding sequence GTGCGGGCGGCGGTGATGGTGGGGTTTCGGGAGCCGCTGGTGATCCAGGAGCTCCCGGATCCGGAACCGGGTCCCACGGACGCGGTGGTCCGGGTGCACGCGTGCGGGATCTGCCGCACGGACTGGCACGTCTGGCAGGGAGACTGGGGATGGCTGGGCAGGGCCCCGACCCTTCCCGTGGTGCCCGGACACGAGCTGGCGGGCGTGGTGGAGGCGGTGGGGGAAGGGGTGCGGTCCGTTCGGGTGGGGGACCGGGTAACGGTGCCCTTCCACGTGGCCTGCGGCAGGTGCGAGTACTGCTCCGCCGGCCGTTCCAACCTGTGTCTGACGGGGGGCGGGCTTGGCGTGCGCCGCAACGGGGGGTACGCGGAGAAGGTTCTGATCCCGGAGGCGGACGTGAATCTGCTGCGGCTCCCGGAGAACATCGGGTTCATCAGCGCCGCCGCCTTGGGCTGCCGGTATATGACCGCCTACCACGGAATCGTGGACCGGGCCCAGCTGCGGCCCGGGGAGTGGGTGGCGATCTTCGGGGTGGGCGGGGTGGGGCTCAGCGCGGTGCAGATCAGCAGCGCCCTCGGAGCACGGCCCATCGCGGTGGACATCCGGGAGGACAAGCTGGAGAAGGCACGGGCAGAAGGCGCGGTGGCCACGGTGAACGCCGCGCGCGGGGATCCCGTGGAGGCCATCCGGGCCCTCACGGGGGAAGGGGCGGACATCACCGTGGAGGCCCTGGGGAGCGAGGAGACCACGGTGCCCGCAGTCCTGGCCCTGCGACGAGGGGGACGGCACGTGCAGATCGGCCTCACCAGTCAGAAGGAGCAGGGAAGGGTCTCCATCCCCGTGGACTACCTGGTGCGACACGAGATCTCCTTTCTCGGAAGTTTCGGCTGCCCCGTGGCGAGCCACCGGGGTCTGTTGAACCTGGTGGCCATGGGCAAGGTGGATCCCGGACGGCTCGTGACCCAGACCGTGTCCTTGGAGGAGTCCACGGAGGTCCTGCAGGCCATGAGCGAGTTCGGCACCTTGGGGTTCCACGTGATCGTGCCCGGAGGGAATCCATGA
- a CDS encoding zinc-binding dehydrogenase: protein MRAVVIREHGGPEVLRLEEVPVPEVPPGHVRVRIRAAAMNHLDLWVRRGPAGRWPLPLILGSDGAGVVEAVGEGVTGVRVGDEVALSPGISCGQCPACIRGTDNLCPQYGLLGARRNGTNAEFVVVPAVNVLPKPANLTFEEAAAFPLVFLTAWNMLVTQARVRPGEDVVIWGAGSGVGSAGIQIAKAHHARVIAIAGDDWKLERARALGADEGINYKREDVAERVRELTGGKGADVVFDHVGAATWEVSLRSLRRGGRLVLCGATTGSVVQTDIRYIFGKAVTVYGTYMGGKWELWELLPLIERGVLKPVVDRVFPLSEVREAHAFLEAGQQFGKVVLVP, encoded by the coding sequence ATGCGGGCGGTGGTGATCCGAGAGCACGGGGGACCGGAGGTGCTGCGGCTGGAGGAGGTTCCGGTCCCCGAAGTTCCTCCTGGGCATGTTCGGGTGCGGATCCGGGCCGCGGCCATGAACCACCTCGACCTGTGGGTGCGCCGCGGGCCCGCGGGTCGGTGGCCCCTTCCCCTCATCCTCGGCTCCGACGGCGCGGGCGTGGTGGAGGCGGTGGGGGAGGGGGTGACCGGGGTGCGGGTGGGAGACGAGGTGGCCCTGAGCCCCGGGATCTCCTGCGGGCAGTGTCCCGCGTGCATCCGGGGGACCGACAACCTCTGCCCCCAGTACGGGCTCCTGGGGGCCAGACGGAACGGGACCAACGCGGAGTTCGTGGTGGTCCCCGCGGTGAACGTGCTCCCCAAGCCCGCAAACCTCACCTTCGAGGAAGCCGCGGCCTTCCCCCTCGTGTTCCTCACCGCATGGAACATGCTGGTGACCCAGGCCCGCGTGCGTCCGGGAGAGGATGTGGTGATCTGGGGCGCAGGGAGCGGGGTTGGGAGCGCGGGCATTCAGATCGCCAAGGCCCACCACGCCCGGGTGATCGCCATCGCGGGGGACGACTGGAAGCTGGAGCGGGCCCGAGCCCTGGGCGCGGACGAGGGGATCAACTACAAGCGGGAGGACGTGGCGGAGCGGGTGCGGGAGCTCACCGGCGGCAAGGGCGCGGACGTGGTCTTCGACCACGTAGGTGCGGCCACGTGGGAGGTGAGCCTCCGGAGCCTCCGGCGGGGCGGGCGGCTCGTGTTGTGCGGGGCCACCACGGGATCGGTGGTGCAGACGGACATCCGGTACATCTTCGGCAAGGCAGTGACCGTGTACGGGACGTACATGGGCGGGAAGTGGGAGCTGTGGGAGCTGTTGCCCCTCATCGAGCGGGGCGTTCTCAAGCCCGTGGTGGACCGGGTGTTCCCCCTGTCCGAGGTCCGGGAGGCGCATGCCTTCCTGGAGGCCGGGCAGCAGTTCGGGAAGGTCGTTCTGGTGCCGTGA
- a CDS encoding ABC transporter permease, which yields MARVAEWTAVARPARGVVSARVRRVLFSRPLVVFGLVVVGMFLISALFAPLLAPYDPYAQDLRNVLQRPSAEHWLGTDALGRDVLSRLIYGARTSLIVAVGAVLMGGATGVILGLIAGFVGGRVGVFIMRCMDALMAMPPLVFTLVITSLLGAGVRNVMVALAVAFIPGYTRLTFGQTLSVKENEYVIAAQALGASTSRIMFRHILPNCLSPLIVQASLSLGGAMLIEGSLSFLGVGIKPPTPAWGSMVLEGYRFLTSFPILSLAPGLALMIVVFAFNMVGDGIRDALDPRLRGVV from the coding sequence ATGGCTAGGGTGGCGGAGTGGACGGCGGTCGCACGGCCGGCGCGGGGGGTGGTCAGTGCCAGGGTCCGGCGGGTCCTCTTCTCGCGCCCTCTGGTGGTGTTCGGACTCGTGGTGGTCGGGATGTTCCTCATTTCGGCCCTCTTCGCTCCCCTGCTGGCCCCCTACGATCCGTATGCGCAGGACCTCCGGAACGTCCTCCAGAGGCCCAGCGCGGAGCACTGGCTGGGCACGGACGCCCTGGGACGGGACGTCCTGAGCCGCCTCATCTACGGGGCCAGGACCTCCCTGATCGTGGCCGTGGGGGCGGTCCTCATGGGAGGGGCGACGGGCGTGATCCTGGGGCTCATCGCGGGGTTCGTGGGAGGAAGAGTCGGGGTGTTCATCATGCGGTGCATGGACGCCCTCATGGCCATGCCCCCTCTGGTGTTCACCCTGGTCATCACCTCCCTCCTGGGAGCAGGGGTCCGGAACGTGATGGTGGCGCTCGCGGTGGCCTTCATCCCCGGGTACACCCGGCTGACCTTCGGTCAGACCCTCTCCGTGAAGGAGAACGAGTACGTGATCGCGGCCCAGGCCCTAGGGGCCAGCACGAGCCGCATCATGTTCCGCCACATCCTCCCCAACTGCCTCTCGCCCCTCATCGTGCAGGCAAGCCTGAGCCTGGGCGGGGCCATGCTCATCGAGGGGAGCCTGAGCTTCCTGGGGGTCGGCATCAAGCCGCCTACCCCCGCCTGGGGATCCATGGTGCTGGAGGGATATCGGTTCCTCACCAGCTTCCCCATCCTGTCCCTCGCGCCGGGCCTGGCGTTGATGATCGTGGTGTTCGCCTTCAACATGGTGGGGGACGGCATCCGGGACGCCCTGGATCCGAGACTCCGCGGGGTCGTGTGA
- a CDS encoding ABC transporter permease, producing MSTYILRRFLQSLLVVWLLSVVVFLLMRLLPGDPVLMLITAEEFEAASEERLALLRKEFGLDQPLPVQYVRWLWGLVTRGDLGISIIQRVDVRSEIAKRLPISLHIGVTALVVGGVVGVFLGIVSALRRGTWLDTLVTFIANIGITAPSFWLAILFIYIFGLRLRWLPIFGYTSPFEDFWMSFRQSVMPVIVLATLPMAALARQARSSMLEVLRQDYIRTARAKGVVERQVISKHALKNALIPVVTIAGLLLNFVIGGTVVIETVFNIPGLGRLAVDSVVAKDYPVVQGFALLTGITTTMITLMVDLMYGFLDPRIRYG from the coding sequence GTGAGCACTTACATTCTGCGGAGGTTCCTGCAGTCCCTGTTGGTCGTTTGGCTGCTGAGCGTGGTGGTGTTCCTGCTCATGCGGCTCCTTCCGGGGGATCCCGTGCTCATGTTGATCACCGCGGAGGAGTTCGAGGCGGCCTCGGAGGAACGCCTCGCTCTCCTCCGGAAGGAATTCGGCCTGGACCAGCCCCTCCCCGTCCAGTACGTGCGGTGGTTGTGGGGCCTGGTGACCCGGGGAGATCTGGGAATCTCCATCATCCAGCGGGTGGACGTGCGGTCGGAGATCGCCAAGAGGCTCCCCATCTCCCTCCACATCGGGGTCACCGCCCTGGTGGTGGGGGGAGTGGTGGGGGTGTTCCTAGGGATCGTCAGCGCCCTGCGCCGGGGGACGTGGCTGGATACCCTGGTCACCTTCATCGCGAACATCGGCATCACCGCCCCCAGCTTCTGGCTGGCGATCCTGTTCATCTACATCTTCGGGTTGCGCCTGCGGTGGCTGCCCATTTTCGGGTACACGAGTCCGTTCGAGGACTTCTGGATGAGCTTTCGGCAGAGCGTAATGCCCGTGATCGTGCTGGCCACCCTCCCCATGGCCGCCCTGGCCCGGCAGGCCCGGTCCAGCATGCTGGAGGTCCTGCGGCAGGACTACATCCGTACCGCACGGGCCAAGGGCGTGGTTGAGCGGCAGGTGATCTCCAAGCACGCCCTGAAGAACGCCCTCATCCCCGTGGTCACCATCGCGGGATTGCTGTTGAATTTCGTCATCGGTGGAACCGTGGTGATCGAGACGGTGTTCAACATCCCGGGGTTGGGGCGGCTGGCGGTGGACAGCGTGGTGGCCAAGGACTATCCCGTGGTCCAGGGCTTTGCCCTGCTCACGGGGATCACCACGACCATGATCACGCTGATGGTAGATTTGATGTACGGATTCCTGGACCCGAGGATTCGATATGGCTAG
- a CDS encoding Zn-dependent alcohol dehydrogenase: MKAAVLQEAKKPLVIQEVEIDEPGPREVVVRTVAAGVCHSDLHIADGDLPAPLPMVLGHEAAGVVEKVGGLVTRVRPGDHVVVCVTAFCGQCDKCLTGHLNLCRSPYTRRDPSEPPRLRRNGQPVNQFANVGAFAEKMLIHENAVVKIPEDVPLEAAALLSCGVLTGVGAVFNTAKVQPGSTVAVFGLGGVGISVVQGAYLAGARRIIAVDILPQKLEIAKRFGATDVVNASEVDPVEAILRLTGEGVDYSFAVVGSPKVYRQCVDCLAPLGTATIIGVPSVTDTLELEPRQILRERRLQGSVMGSNRFPVDIPRYLDLYRQGRLKLDEMVSRKAGLEHVNESFEWMRKGEVIRTVLTFP; the protein is encoded by the coding sequence ATGAAGGCGGCGGTACTCCAGGAGGCCAAAAAGCCCCTGGTGATCCAGGAGGTGGAGATCGACGAGCCCGGTCCCCGGGAGGTGGTGGTGCGCACCGTGGCCGCGGGGGTGTGCCACAGCGACCTGCACATCGCGGACGGCGATCTGCCCGCCCCCCTTCCCATGGTGCTCGGACACGAGGCGGCGGGCGTGGTGGAGAAGGTGGGGGGCCTCGTGACCCGGGTCAGGCCGGGGGACCACGTGGTGGTGTGCGTGACCGCCTTCTGCGGGCAGTGCGACAAGTGCCTCACGGGCCACCTGAACCTCTGCCGCAGCCCGTACACGCGACGGGATCCCTCCGAACCCCCGCGCCTACGGCGGAACGGGCAGCCCGTGAACCAGTTCGCGAACGTGGGGGCCTTTGCGGAGAAGATGCTGATCCACGAGAACGCGGTGGTGAAGATTCCGGAGGATGTGCCGCTCGAGGCCGCCGCGTTGTTGAGCTGCGGAGTCCTTACGGGAGTGGGCGCGGTGTTCAACACCGCCAAGGTGCAGCCGGGGAGCACCGTAGCGGTGTTCGGATTGGGGGGAGTGGGGATCTCCGTGGTGCAGGGAGCCTATCTCGCGGGGGCACGCCGGATCATCGCGGTGGACATCCTGCCGCAGAAGCTCGAGATCGCGAAACGGTTTGGAGCCACGGACGTGGTGAACGCCTCGGAGGTGGACCCGGTGGAGGCCATCCTGCGGTTGACCGGTGAAGGGGTGGACTACTCCTTTGCCGTCGTCGGGTCTCCCAAGGTGTACCGGCAGTGCGTGGACTGCCTGGCCCCCCTGGGAACCGCCACCATCATCGGGGTGCCCTCCGTCACGGACACCCTGGAGCTGGAGCCGCGGCAGATCCTGCGGGAACGGCGCCTGCAGGGATCCGTCATGGGGTCCAACCGGTTCCCCGTGGACATCCCGCGGTACCTGGACCTGTACCGGCAGGGGCGGTTGAAGCTGGACGAGATGGTGAGCCGGAAGGCGGGGCTGGAGCACGTGAACGAGAGCTTCGAGTGGATGCGCAAGGGGGAGGTGATCCGCACCGTCCTCACCTTCCCGTAA
- a CDS encoding ABC transporter substrate-binding protein yields the protein MGNVDARGRTLGISLALVAALVVTLGGGEFGLAGPAEQKPRGGVLRIAEGASPGGPFGVPWVMPVFGILPAVPVYETLVWVDAYGRVFPKLAERWEIAPDRKALTFRLRRGVLFHDGTELSAEAVKFSLENFLRVGRLPKYIRSVDVLDRYVVRVNLEKWDNGVFLSLGGSAALIASPSTIQRLGQERAQWQPVGTGPFRITRYDPSAYAHYVRFDRYWDRPKPYLDRIELRFFPQAEPLTIQAALLAGEVDMARFADPQIINQLRATGRFQVITGPPSRGILMLIPDSALPDSPFADRRVREALGYALDRVSLARVLGAGLGEPWSQIAPPESPAVLPDYRGPTYNPERARELLAQAGYPNGFGTRLIPAFYLQRDVGVALQGALQAVGIRADLEIPPVGRYYEYQQKGWRGLLAHIYGYFPNFNTYIQFYLGPTAREVWASLKRPEGLEKVLEESTGTLTPQRHKLQQLHRMLLQDHTVIPVYTSPGAAVVARREVRDTGHLQGQTWPWWKPAEAWWARR from the coding sequence GTGGGGAACGTGGATGCCCGTGGACGGACCCTGGGGATCTCCCTCGCTCTGGTGGCGGCTCTTGTAGTCACGCTGGGAGGAGGCGAGTTCGGCCTTGCAGGACCCGCGGAGCAGAAACCGCGGGGTGGCGTGCTGCGGATCGCGGAGGGGGCTTCGCCCGGAGGGCCATTTGGCGTGCCCTGGGTCATGCCGGTGTTCGGGATCCTTCCTGCGGTTCCGGTGTACGAGACGTTGGTCTGGGTGGACGCGTACGGCCGAGTATTCCCCAAACTGGCGGAGCGGTGGGAGATCGCCCCGGACCGGAAAGCGCTGACCTTCCGGTTGCGCCGGGGCGTCCTGTTCCACGATGGGACAGAGCTCAGTGCGGAGGCAGTGAAATTCAGCTTGGAGAACTTCCTCCGGGTGGGACGACTCCCGAAGTACATCCGTTCCGTGGACGTCCTGGACCGGTACGTGGTGCGGGTGAACCTGGAGAAGTGGGACAACGGCGTGTTCCTCTCCCTCGGGGGGAGCGCCGCCCTGATCGCGTCTCCCAGCACCATACAGAGGCTCGGGCAGGAGCGGGCCCAGTGGCAGCCGGTGGGCACCGGACCCTTCCGGATCACCCGCTATGACCCAAGCGCGTACGCACACTACGTGCGGTTCGACCGGTACTGGGATCGGCCCAAGCCCTACCTGGATCGCATCGAGCTGCGCTTCTTCCCTCAGGCGGAGCCCCTCACCATTCAGGCGGCCCTCCTCGCGGGCGAGGTGGACATGGCCCGGTTCGCGGACCCTCAGATCATCAATCAGCTTCGGGCCACGGGCCGGTTCCAGGTGATCACCGGTCCTCCCTCGCGGGGCATCCTGATGCTGATTCCCGATAGCGCTCTTCCGGACTCCCCCTTTGCGGATCGCCGGGTGCGGGAAGCCCTGGGCTATGCCTTGGACCGGGTCTCCTTGGCCCGGGTTCTGGGGGCAGGGCTGGGAGAACCCTGGTCTCAGATCGCGCCGCCGGAAAGCCCCGCGGTCTTACCGGACTACCGGGGCCCGACGTATAACCCTGAGCGGGCAAGAGAGCTCCTCGCCCAGGCCGGGTACCCGAACGGCTTCGGTACGCGCTTGATCCCTGCCTTCTACCTGCAAAGGGACGTGGGGGTTGCCCTCCAGGGGGCTCTGCAGGCGGTGGGGATCCGGGCGGATTTGGAGATCCCCCCCGTGGGCCGCTACTATGAGTATCAGCAGAAGGGATGGCGGGGACTTCTGGCGCACATCTACGGGTACTTCCCGAATTTTAACACGTACATCCAGTTCTACCTCGGCCCTACGGCCCGGGAGGTCTGGGCGAGCCTGAAACGCCCGGAGGGTCTAGAGAAGGTGCTGGAGGAGTCCACGGGCACCCTGACCCCGCAACGTCACAAGCTCCAGCAGCTCCACCGGATGCTGCTGCAGGACCACACCGTGATCCCCGTGTACACCTCTCCCGGAGCCGCGGTGGTGGCCCGGAGGGAGGTGCGGGATACCGGTCACCTCCAGGGTCAGACGTGGCCTTGGTGGAAACCCGCAGAGGCGTGGTGGGCGAGACGATGA